Proteins encoded by one window of Salarias fasciatus chromosome 1, fSalaFa1.1, whole genome shotgun sequence:
- the rassf10b gene encoding ras association domain-containing protein 10, with the protein MEPDDTQVSVWVCREEKLVFGLSKRTSCADVVKALLEDQNSPHGLSTAQAYCIVEKWRGFERTLPNKTKILRLWAAWGEEQRNVKFVLVKSEASLAKPGARSAEARVVLSKQNPCVTKESAWSPMGHIPPEKQRRIVRKAFRKLEKMNKKRARAAHRDPSCAEKMETLVHLVVSQDHTIRQQVQRITELDAEIERCEAKVHFDRIKRHGVNYVQDTYLVDAASGTLQEGDPPPSTESCVKFEDYVLQCEELAGLQEELREQEDLADLLTAQIQEELNRRWMQRRDEELQGNESERGELLLEEERIKTQLDASLYIGLRLNADLEAIRSDLELTQQICGAREKEMRDLLEEVNTLGIEDGTGSEQRCPRGADDQMGVINTLEAKSEWMEQARGLAKAHSANDDDSDTGLSSLHSQDSDSLPVWESLV; encoded by the coding sequence GTCAAAGCGCTCCTGGAGGACCAGAACTCCCCGCACGGCCTCTCCACTGCACAGGCCTACTGCATCGTGGAGAAATGGAGGGGCTTCGAGAGGACTTTACCGAACAAAACCAAGATCCTGCGGCTGTGGGCGGCGtggggagaggagcagaggaacgTCAAGTTTGTCCTGGTGAAGAGCGAGGCGTCCCTGGCGAAGCCGGGAGCCCGCAGCGCCGAGGCGCGCGTGGTGCTCAGCAAACAGAACCCCTGCGTGACTAAAGAGAGCGCGTGGTCCCCCATGGGTCACATCCCACCCGAGAAACAGCGCCGGATCGTGAGGAAAGCCTTCAGAAAGTTGGAGAAGATGAACAAAAAGAGGGCGCGCGCCGCGCACAGAGACCCGTCCTGCGCGGAGAAGATGGAAACTTTGGTGCATCTCGTGGTTTCCCAGGACCACACCATCCGGCAGCAGGTGCAGAGGATTACAGAGCTGGACGCGGAGATCGAGAGGTGCGAGGCAAAGGTGCATTTTGACAGAATCAAGAGACACGGGGTTAATTATGTGCAGGACACGTATCTGGTGGACGCAGCTTCCGGGACCCTCCAGGAGGGAGACCCGCCGCCTTCCACCGAGTCCTGCGTAAAGTTTGAAGACTATGTCCTGCAGTGTGAGGAGCTGGCCggactgcaggaggagctgagggagcagGAGGATCTGGCGGACCTGCTCACGGcgcagatccaggaggaactgAATCGCCGCTGGATGCAGCGGAGGgacgaggagctgcagggcaACGAGTCCGAGCGCGGCGAGCTGCttttggaggaggagaggatcaAAACGCAGCTGGATGCGAGTTTGTACATCGGTCTGCGCCTCAACGCGGATTTAGAGGCTATTAGGAGCGATTTAGAGCTGACCCAGCAGATTTGCGGGGCGAGAGAAAAGGAGATGAGGGATTTGCTGGAGGAAGTCAACACTTTGGGCATAGAGGACGGGACGGGCAGCGAGCAGAGATGTCCCCGCGGTGCAGATGATCAGATGGGGGTGATTAACACCCTGGAGGCGAAAAGCGAGTGGATGGAGCAGGCCAGGGGTCTGGCCAAAGCTCACAGTGCGAACGACGACGACTCAGACACTGGGTTAAGCTCCCTGCACAGCCAGGACTCAGACAGCCTGCCTGTGTGGGAGTCACTGGTTTAG